The Arabidopsis thaliana chromosome 5, partial sequence genomic interval AAGCAGAAGCAGCTTAAAGGAATTCTTAACTACCTGAACCAACATACTTGTGTAAAGCTCCCAACAGTTTGATTGCAAGATTTCAGGTGTCATCAGTAACATCCTTACAAAAATCTATCAAATCATGTCCCATGGATAGAAAAAGCTCTTTTGTCGTAACGAAATTAACTGCACTGCAGTTTAACAAACATGGATATCAGGGGCTGGAAATTTCTAAGtagaaaaaatttcaaaaccgTAAGTTTCAAAAGTTAGACACCAAAGTCATCAACTGGTGAACAATCCATAACAAGCATTCACTAAAAACCTTGGGATTCCTTGTGctctttcatgtttttcaaAGCTACAAACAAGAGCCACAAATCATCATTTTGATCAGATTAATaagaaaactcaaagaaaAGTTACTGAACCAGCTCATAACCTCTTGAAACCAAATCTAGGACCAACTGCTTCGTAGAATTCAGTAGGGTACTTCATAGCAAACAGCTCATAACCTCTTGAAACCAAATCTAGGACCAAACCTTAGGTGGTTCAACTTTCATTCCTTACAGATCCATCTTTTTTTGCCTCCACTAGTTTTCCCAGTCCCAACCTTCCTACTCACAGGCCTGGAAAAACATTTCTTATAAAAGATACCTGGTTTAAActgaatatattttcaaccatcacaaataagaaaaattggTAAAAAGAGTTACCTCTTTCTGCAAGATGCCATTTACTATTGCAATCGGTATACATATGAAAAAGATTATAGAAAAGAtagtaacaaaattaaattattttctgtttttgttttgagcttccttttgtgtgtgtttgaaTTTGTTACCATTGAGtgttttatattatgttttttgttgttgtgaacTTGACTTTGTATATGCgtgttttttgtgtgtgtttaacTTTGTGAAtgcatgttttgttttgtgctctgttttttttgttgtctttgagtttttattgCGTTTGAGtattttgtgttctgtttttgagGTTGTgtgagagagacagagactCTACCTTAACCTTCGGGTTCTCTTGGCTACCCAATCGTCTCCCCAGTGAGTTGTCTCTATAGTATAAGAATCCATTCTCCTGAAACCGAAACATTTAATTAGCAACATTTTTGGCTTTCGCATGTACAGAAAACGAGTATATATGCCTTATGGAAACTAGTTACATTATCATGCAACCAAAAAAGGTCTACCTTTCCAGCATCTCCTCAAATAAATCTAGAGAAAAGCGTACATTACATTACACCTCCTGTAAGTTAAAATTTAGCAATTTAAGAGCTCATttcaaaaagaagacaaagccACGAAAACATAAAGTAAAAGCGAGAAATAGAGAATCAAATTAGCTCATGTGAATTACATAACTTGTCTATATGGTACTTcataaccaacaaaatcttTAAGTGGAATGCAAATGAAGGACCACTTaaaatgatgaagaaccaCTTAAAATGAACTAATCACTAAAGTAAAAcgaaaaatgtgaaaaaactTAGAAAGAGGTAAGAACCAGTGATGAAGAGAGCAATCTTTCAAGTCTTTATTTCCATGCAGAGAGCTCAAGTTTCTGGTTTTACATGAGAACCTACtgttttcaatctctttatGACCCATTTCTGCAttctaaaaatgaaaagatgaATAAGATATTAATACCACAAAGGTATGAAAGAAGGACATAGTCAAATTACATAAACGATTATAAGTGTACCTTGACACCTTTAGGTGATTCAACTCTCATTCCATACAAATCCATCTTTATTTGCCTCCACTTGGTTTCCCAGTCTCAACCATCTTGCTTACAAGCTATAAATTGTCAGCTTTTTAAATGAAATCTCGAGTCGCTAACTTTATAACTTAGTTGACCAGGGGTTGACGTTAGAGTCATAGTGGAtttaatataaacaagaaaaagccTGAAAACAAATTCCTTATAAAGAgactatgtttttttttttttcttggttgtgtttgattattttgtgcattcgtgttttgttttctggtttttggttgtgtttaACTTTATGTAAGCGTGTTTGGTGCTCTGTTTTCTGTTGTGTTTgagtgttttgtgttttgtttaggttgtgtgtgtgtgtgtgtgtgtgtgtgtgtgagagagagagagagagagagagagagacactCTACCTTAACTTTCGTTTTCTCTTGGCTACCCAATCGTCTCCCCAGCATAAAAATCCAATCCTCCTAAAACGGAAACAATGAATTAGCAACAGTTTTGGCTTTTCCCATGTGTATAAAACCAGTACATGCTTAGTTATTTTGACGTAAGCACCAAATACATATTGTTACCACTAGCGACCAAAGTTTACCCTTTCAGTATTATCTCCTCAAATTAATCCAGAAACAAGCACCTCCTGTGACTTACAGTTGAGCAATTTAAAAGCTCATTTCAACAGGAAGACATgaagtaaaagagagaaaacagagaatcaatTAGCATGTAGTCAAATTACAAGCATCCGGGGCATAGGGATACACTTCACTGGCCATCTTGCAAGACGTTATCAAAGTGCTCCATGTTCAGAGCCTGCCAAGagttttgattgatataagatagctgtaaataaataatttcaacTAAAATAACAAACCAACTACAGTAAAAAGAAAGCTTACTACATACTCTTAACTTCTCAATATCTTAACTTCTTTCCGCGTATAACTTTTCCTTAAATCTTCCCTGCTTGCACATCAACATGCAGATGCAAGTTAGGTTAGGTACCTACGATACTTACAAAAGCTTGAGTTGGACAACACATCCATGCCTTGCCATAACTTGTCTATATAATACTTCATAAGCAGCAACCTTGGATCGGAGAAATGATGCGAAACCAATGACTCGCATGCAAGTGAAGGACTCAGAAtgtgaagcaaaatatatgaTCAAGACACTGCATGCCTACAAGCTCAATTAAAATGGAGATCCCATGTCTTGCACAACTCTTCAATTCCGTGTTCAATGAGCCTCCATTAATATGTAGATAACTGATATAAAGTGGAACTGTTAGCATTATAGAGTAGATAAACTTACCCTCCATCAATTTTTATTGCAGAAGCaatgatctcttcttcatattgACCAGGAGGCTGGCTATTAGGAACGTCTATTGAGACAAGCTTTCATTACATTACACTTGCTGTAAGTTACAGTTTAGCAATTTAAGAGCTCATTTCAACAAGAAGACAAAGCCACGAAAACATAAAGTAAAAgcgagaaacagagaatcaatTAGCTCATGTGAATTCCATAACTTCATAACCAGCGAAACCTATAAGTGGAATGCAAATGAAGGACTTAGAATGTAAAGCAAAATGATCAGCTTGCACAACGCAAAACCTAGACGGATGGTTcataaacaattcaaaagaGGATTGCTAATACCAGGCCATGGTGAGGTGTTTGTCAAGACATGACATCCCTTCACCTCATTTGCAAAAGTTATGTATTGATCTGATACTAAAGAAGCCACTTCGAATGGAAATCCAATGTCTCTCCTCAATACCATGTTCAACGTCAAAAGGAGACTCAATTAATATGGAGATCATATCAAATTATCACTTTTAACACAAAACATTGACATCAAGTGGTACTGTCAGCATTCTAGAGTAGATAAACTAATTATCAGGTGGCTGGCGATTAAGAACGTCTATTGAGACCCAAATTACACTTATTTTCCCTACAATAGGAAGCATACTAGGCTACGTTAATCTCAcaaaataagacaaaaatgTTTCCACATAAAGACGGTTTTGGTGACTTGCCAAcatctaataaaaaaactagaaacatCCAgataagaacaagaacaagaatcAAACCGGAGACACAgtaatgcaaaacaaaatctacacCGGAAACAAAGcaacacaaaaacattatatCTTTGATTACCTGCCACCATGTCCTCCTCTACCGTCTATTTCTCTTTGCTAGCATCCCATGGATTTATTGGTCGAAAATCACGAATCAGAATCCCCTTCATCTTCGAGTCTCGGAATCTGCaattcaaaagattttttGTTACTATCCAACAGTCATACACAGAAATGgtgtatatataacaataaatattCCTGACTaattttggaataaaaaatctaaaataacaGAGAATTATAGAAAAGATCCATCCAGCCTCTTCGAAAGTTTTCTTTACAGCTTCAGTTGACTTCAAACGCATCTACATAAGTTTGAGAGACTCAATATCAACTCTAAAGCTTCAAATAAATTtccacaaaagaaaatttccaATTTGTACATCACCTTCGAAGGATGACTCTTAAAGCCTTTAAGAAGATTTGAAACTATCGTCTTAACAACTCTGTTTGGAGCTGCAGTCCCCTGATGAACTGAATATATAAACAGAATATAAGTatagtgaaaaagaaaaattccaaaaattaaaataaacccTCTAAAGTCTGCAAacagaaatttttttaattcagttCTTAAGATATGTTCTTCTAACAAAACAAGTTAGACAAATCAACTTAAAGGAATTCTTCTCCACCTGAACCAAAACTTGTATAAAGCACCCAAAAGTTTGACTGTATCATTTTTGGTCGTTACAAAAATCTAGTCAAATGGACATAACAAACTATTTGTCGTAATGAAAATAACTTAGACACTGAACTGCAGTATAAACAGGGAAATCAGAGGTTGGAAAGTTCTAAGTAGGGAAAAAATCAGAACCTTAAGCTTCTGTCCATTCGGGATTCATGACGAAACCATCCATAACAAGCCTTCACTAAGAACCTTCAGATTCTTGAActctttcagtttttttcaaaagttacAAACAAAAGCCATGAATCAGCATTGTGTTCAGATTAATATGAAAGGTCAAAGACCAAGACATACcttcttgaaaacaaatccAGCACCAACTGCTTCATAGAATGCAGTAGGGCACTTCATAGGAGAGGCTCATGTCAACAAACCtaatgataaagaaaacaatagttGAGAATAAAAGAGTCTTCAATGCCGTCAACAAACCttaaagtttttctttccatACCTCTAGAGCTCTAGTTTCTGATTTTACTAGAGAACCTACTATTTTTATCCTTTAAGACCCATCTACGTAGtctaaaacagaaaagaagaataagataTTTACACCACAAAGGTCTGTAGAGGATAGAGTCAAATTACATAACCATTTATAAGTATATTTCTATGTACCTTGACATCTTCAGGTTGTTCAACTTCCATTCCATATGGATCCATCTTTTTGCCTCCAATTGGTTTCCCAGTCCCAACCTCCTTGCTTGTAGGCTATAAAATGCCATCTTTATAAAATAACTCTCCAGTCGCCCCCTTTATAATGTTGTTGATCAGGGGTTGACGTTCTAGTCTTAGTGgaattaataaaaagagaagGCCTGAAAAATAGTTCCTTACAAAGATAACAAGATTGAAGATATTTTCAACCAtcacaaataagaaaaaaatgtaagaaaagtTACCTCTTTCTGGAAGATTCCGTTTTCTGTattgctttctctttcttttgttcagtTTCTTGTTTGAGTTCTTAGTATGTGACAATTCTTgagttcttgtttttgttttgagttttccatttttgtgtgtttgaattttgtttttgttttttttgttttaacttgaCTTTgtcttttgtgtgtgtttgacTTTGTGTAAGCGTGTTttgtgctctgttttttgttctgtttgagtttttattcCCTTTGAGtgttttgtgttctgtttttgttggtGTTGAGGTTGTGTGTGTAAGCGTGTTttgtgctctgttttttgttgtgtttgagtttttattcCCTTTGAGtgttttgtgttctgtttttgttggtgttgaggttgtgtgtgtgtgtgtgtgtaagagagagcgagagacTCTACCTTATCcatccttttctcttctccccAATGATTTGTCTCTACAACACAAGAATCCATTTTCCTGAAACCGAAACCTTTCATTAGCAAACACTTTTGGCTATCCCATGTGCAAAAATTGAGTACATGCTTAATGGAAAAAATGCACTTGCTTAATTACATCATCCTAATACATATGTTAAACACTAGCGACCAAAGTTTACCTTTCCAGTATCACCTCCTAAAATAAATCTAGAGAAAAGCTTACGTTACATTACACCTCTTGTAAGTTACGGGTTAGCAATTTAAGAGTTCATTTCAACAGGAAGATAAAGCCACGAAAACATGaagtaaaagagagaagaagagaatcaattAGCTCATGAATTccagaaaaaaaggaaatcataCCACAATAATATGTAGTCAAAACGCGAGCATCCGGGGCATATACACTTCATTGGCCATCTTGCGAAACATCATCGAAGTGCTCCATATTCAGTAGCTGCCAAGAGTTTTGATTGTTATAAGAAAGCTGTAAATAAGTAAGTACAACCAAACGTAAGCTTGTACCAATGGGGTTTAATCCTCAATATCTCAATTCTTTCCGCATGTAAATTTCCATTGAACCGTCCCTGCTTACACACCAACAGGCAAAGAAAAGTTAGTTCAGGTACCTCTATCAATTTTTATTGCAGAAGCAATGATCTCTCCTTCGTATTGTCCATTAGGCTGGCTATTAGGAATGTCTATTGACTATTGAGACCCAAATCCCACTTATTTCTCTACAATATGAAGCATACGAGGCTACGTTAATCTCACAAAATAAGACAGCAATGTCTCAACATATCTGATTAAGAAATTGGATTAGTGTACCAGGCAAATAACATAGCAAATCAAGACGGTTTTCGTGACTTGCCAACAACTAATCACAAAACTCGAAACGATTTGTAACATAAGCATAAGAATCAAACATTATCGGTGATGCAGAAcaaatctaaaccaaaaacagagcagcACAAAACCTTTCACGGTGAAGCTACGACCATCAAACTCTTTCCCGATCATCTCTTTCGATAGCATCCCATGAAAGATTTATTGTTCCCGAATCAGAACCCCCTTGATCTTCTAATTCTCGTGATctgtcaaaaccaaaatcacagAACTATCAAAGAGATGGTATCGATGAAATTACAAAATCGATTGACCTCTGGGTTCGATTAACATATCAATTGAGACCAATTTAGTAACAAAGGTGAGAGAATAATTATCGAATTAAGAAAACCTATCAATCTTGGAATCAGAATGATCGGAATTGCCTTGACGGAACCCTAAATCGGAGAGTCGTGTAACTGACCTTAATCGCGAACGCTCTTTCTAGTGTTTGATCGTCGATTAAGgagaatttagggtttgagaagaaggaaaatgatcagagagagatttgttaACGTCTATTTTCTTCAAACGGTCATTTGCTAACGTTATATAGAggaatttgaaaaagaagaacccAGGACAAAAGAACCGTTTAAATAGATATTCAAATTCGAGCTTTGTACACGTCATAATTGTGAGCTGCAAAGACCTAAACcaggattttaaaattttggtttagtaaaggcttgaaattttgttggttaagaCTAACCATGATGTAACAACCGTGATCTCATGAACAAATTAAGATTGGTTCGGTTTGGTCTAAAATGTGATATCAATTCTAAGTTCTAACCCAAATGATTGGTAACCGGAATTAACGAGTCAAATGGGAAATTCAACTCGTGTTGACTTAGTTATTTATGAGAAAGCACTTGATGAAGGCATTGTAAAGTGTTTGATGATATTCCTGTGAGAGAGagttatgttttgtatttggtGAAGTGGGTTTTGAATTGACCATGTTTTTGAGCTTATGCGTGCGTTTAATGATGCTAGAGATGACAGCTCTGTAGGAGTCATCATATTCACCGGCAAGGTAAATGCTATGAAGCAATAAAATGTAATAGAAGAAGTATATCAGAGTTAATTTGCGTATGTGTATGAACATGGAAGATGGAGTCTAGGAAGAAAAATAGGGATTTAGGTTATGTTACTTAAGTCAGTGTGTCTAGCTATGAGCTTTGTGTTGAGTCTCATAACTGCCACAGCCAAGGTCAAATCCTACTTTTGAGTTGATGACAATTGACAAAGAGTTCGATTgtattcctctgttttttttttttttttttttttttgctgtttgtGAAACGATTGTTCTGGATAGTGATATTGATGGTTTAAGGAATTTGGAAAACTCTTTTGAATTCTTAAGTCACCAATTCTGAAAACTTGGGAATGTTAGTCTTAACTTTTCTCAAGCTGTGCCGGATGGGATGctgatatttttctcttcttattacCTTGTGGAAAGTTGCACTGCATTCCCTAGCTAGTTCTCGGAGTTGGTAGCAATGCAGGACTTTTCTCTGCCGTTTTGTCGTGGAAAGGTCAGTGAAAGACTGTATTTATTCTGGACAttgcttttgtttgatttagtGTCTGAAATTCTCTAAATAGACAAGAAACAGTGCTCGATCTCgggtaaatatatatatgctcgTTTTGTTCTGATTATTTTGAATGTTAGCTTATTGTTGACAGATTTGGCGATCTTAGCAACATAAGATATCACTCTCTAGATACGACCTTATGTCAGGGTATATTTTCTGGTAGCTGAGGGTTAAGATAGTTTCTTAAATTTGATGCAGAAACTTGCCTGCACAAAGAACTTTTCTTAGATAAATTACTAAGTAAGATCTCTCTGTGTCTTGtcaaaaatattgtatatatatgagcATTTGGCATTTCAGCATTGTAATTAATGATCATACTACGATCCTCAAATCATGCCTTTTTAGATTGATTTCGGGTTTATGAACTCGTTTACTTCACTTACTGCCTTTTTTAGATAGTTGTGTTGCTGACAATTGGCAACAATGAAGTAAAGTGTTAATGTTTTTTGAGATGAATGAGAATAgagtttcaatttctttccaTTGATCACATTTACCATTGAAAGAACATTAACttagaagattttttttgtgaaatcctTCCAGAGTTTCGTCGTTacctttctgttttttttttgcgggaaaaatTTGACGGatattttttggcgggaaaatgtttacaaaaaaattttggcgggaaaatttgTTACGAAACTTTTTTGTCGAGAAAATTTGACGGAAtgttttttggcggaaaatatttacttttatttattttagttaaattagttatttatatttaatatttaatatttaattaaagtttgTAATGCTATTTGTGAAATTATTCGAAAGAAATGctgtttttggaaaaaacaaacttttttagtattatttttcttttctttaaatatcTGGAAGTTCAAGCCCAAATGCCTACATTTCTCAGAGGCGGGACCCACACCAAGTTAAATTCATCTCTTTTAGAGAAGAGATCCCTCCCAACGTGACTCGAACCCAGCACTTCCACCGGGGAGATTTACCGTTGGG includes:
- a CDS encoding uncharacterized protein (unknown protein; Has 0 Blast hits to 0 proteins in 0 species (source: NCBI BLink).); its protein translation is MDLYGMRVESPKGVKNAEMGHKEIENSRFSCKTRNLSSLHGNKDLKDCSLHHWRCNENGFLYYRDNSLGRRLGSQENPKVKVSFIRNVFPGLGYELFAMKYPTEFYEAVGPRFGFKSFEKHERAQGIPSAVNFVTTKELFLSMGHDLIDFCKDVTDDT